ATCGGATTCCCTGATCAAAAGGTTGAGGAGATTCTTACGATCATTTGCGAATCTATCATGCAGGTTATTTCTTCAGGAGGCCGAGCGCCGTGCTGACCGCTTCTTTTGCACTGCCGGCCTGCCTCACGCCTCGGATCTCCCAGGTGTCCAGCCCCACGACCGGTTTTCCCATCTTCAGGGCAAAGGCGATCTCGGACAAGGTCCCGTATTCCCCGCCCACGGCGATCAGGGCGTCCGAGACCCTGACCACGATGGCATTCCTGGCATGGCCGAGATCCGTGGGAATGGAAATATCAATATAGGCGTTGGCTTCTCCCCTATTCTCCCCTGGAAGGATCCCGACCGTGATCCCCTTCTCCTCATGCGCGCCGCGGGCTGCAGACTCCATGACGCCGCCCAGCCCCCCGCAGATCAGGACCGCCCCGGCCCGCGCCACCTCCCGGCCGACCTCCAGGGCCGTGCGGTTGGTCTTTTCTTCATCCCGGCCTGAGCCGATAACCCCGATTTGTAACATCATCAGCCCCTGGAATACTCTGAATCCGGCTTATGGTTCTGTCTGTGTTTCAGGATTGGAAACCACTTCAGGTAAGACCCCGTTCGTTACTCGGCAATCGGGCTTTCCCCGATCCTGCCGAGTATCCTGGCCGCCTCGACCACCACCCGGTTGTCATTGTCTTTGAGCGCCTTCATGAGCAGGGGGTGCAGGCGCTCGTAATCGTTGAGGCTGCTCAATGAGAGGACCGTCCGGAGCCGGACATCCGGATCCTCATCCTCGAGGGCATTCAGCATGGCATCCATTTCCCCGCTGAGATCTCCCTGGGTCAGGATGTTGAAGAAATCCATCTGCTCGACCTCGCCGAGATCGAGCGTGGGCCGCGCCATTCGCACCTTCTCGGCCAGCCCATGCCCCTCGATGGATGCCTGGGAGAGGAGATTGACCACCCGATCCGGGAAATTCATCTTCCCGATCATGGTGGAAATCCGAGTAGGCCTCCCCTCTTCGAGTTCATAGACACCGGTGTAGACCGCGGCCCCGTGCGTCTGGTTCTTAAGCGAGCGGTTGATCCGTTCGTACACCTCGGCAGGGGTGGATGCCAGCACGCTTTTCGGGGCATAGAGGATCATGGCGATGACGGCGGCCGTGGTATAATCGTAGCCTGAGGCAAAGAGGTCCCCGCCCTTCCAGATCGCCTTCATCTGCTCCATGAGGAGATCCTCGGTCAGCGGGCCCGTCATGTTGAAGCTTGTGGAACCGTAGATCAGGAGCCCTCGAGAAGAGAAGACCTTCCTGAAATCTTCGCTGTCGAAGCTGATCAGGCTCCGGATCTTGTAGGCATGGTCGGCCCGGTTGAAGTCATCGAAGCTCTTGACGATCCGCTCGTTGGCCCGGACATAGTACTCGGAGAGGCTGACTCCCGGGAAAAAGTCCAGAATCTTTTGATTGTCGATCAGAACCACGCTGTTCAGGTTCTGTCTGAACAAGGT
This region of Nitrospirae bacterium CG2_30_53_67 genomic DNA includes:
- a CDS encoding TIGR00725 family protein; this encodes MMLQIGVIGSGRDEEKTNRTALEVGREVARAGAVLICGGLGGVMESAARGAHEEKGITVGILPGENRGEANAYIDISIPTDLGHARNAIVVRVSDALIAVGGEYGTLSEIAFALKMGKPVVGLDTWEIRGVRQAGSAKEAVSTALGLLKK